A stretch of DNA from Thiothrix subterranea:
AAAGCCGCCGTCTTCCAAGAGCGCATCGACCATATCGAGGAAGTCGTTGTATTCCATGAAATCTTCCAGCGTGCCGGGGTGAATCAGCAGGGTGGTTTCGACTTCGCTCACGGGCGTGGCGCGGAGTTGTTCGAGTTCGTGCTGCAAATCTTCCAGCAAAAATTCGGGGCGGGCGGAATCGGTGACGACAAAGCGGATTTGCCCGCCTTTGAACGGCTTGTGCGCAAACGGGCAGAGGTTGTGTTTGAGGACAACGTTTTCCAACCAGCAACGGGTTTGGGCGATGTAAGTGGCGTTGGAATGTTTCATGGCTTAGGCTTCCAAAATGTCGAGGATTTCCAATTCAAAGGTGATGTTATGCCCAGCCAGCGGATGGTTGAAATCGACGACCACGCTGTCAGCACCGATGTCGCGCACTTTGCCGGGGATTTCTTGCCCTGACGGTAGCGCAAAGCTGATGATTTGCCCGACGTTTAGTTGCCAATCGGCGGGGAATTCATCGCGTGCCAAGGTTTGGATGGCATCAGGGTCGGGATAGCCAAAGGCTTGATCCGCCATAATAATCAGGCGGATGCGTTCGCCTTGGGGCAAACCAATCAGAGCGCTTTCCAGATTGGGGTGAATGTCACCTTTCCCCAGTTGCAAAATGTCGCCAGCCGGGTCTTCGCTGGCTTCCACTTTATGCCCCTCGGCGAGGAATAACTGGTAACGCCAGCGAATGCGGCTATTGGCTTGAACGGTATTACTCATGGTGATCGCTTGTGGCTGGAGAAAACCGTGAGGATACCAGAGTGTTCAAGCCAGTGGCATTAGGTGGCGTACATTCAGGTAACAAGCGGGGCGTGGCTCGATACGGGGGT
This window harbors:
- a CDS encoding DUF1415 domain-containing protein; this translates as MKHSNATYIAQTRCWLENVVLKHNLCPFAHKPFKGGQIRFVVTDSARPEFLLEDLQHELEQLRATPVSEVETTLLIHPGTLEDFMEYNDFLDMVDALLEDGGFEGEFQVASFHPDYQFEGTRPNDAENFTNRSPWPMLHLIREDSLAQAVDSYPDVDAIPERNIETMNALGTAHHRQVLETCLQTKKEPE
- a CDS encoding FKBP-type peptidyl-prolyl cis-trans isomerase, with product MSNTVQANSRIRWRYQLFLAEGHKVEASEDPAGDILQLGKGDIHPNLESALIGLPQGERIRLIIMADQAFGYPDPDAIQTLARDEFPADWQLNVGQIISFALPSGQEIPGKVRDIGADSVVVDFNHPLAGHNITFELEILDILEA